Proteins from one Triticum aestivum cultivar Chinese Spring chromosome 7A, IWGSC CS RefSeq v2.1, whole genome shotgun sequence genomic window:
- the LOC123149106 gene encoding SEC12-like protein 2 has translation MAPRAGGQTYGFPIYCASWLPLAHIIKPSPSADGVVDADASPALPSPPPPPMVALGGGGGEGRSGVPNALVVAALAPAAAAGAPPALSPEPVFRLGTEEQVPYRMAVHPRGDGVLCAFPNGCRLVQWESPEGEGPHSLVLRSDQEALVKLKDVGLQLAVSFSGEGSILATGGEDGHLRVFKWPGMETIIEDPDTKTSVKDLSFSSDEKFLVVNRSSGPSRVWDLKSSEAVANLPREQGEIFGFCRFSTKSDNSQVLFVTAMQGDYGKIISWNTTSWTRIGSKKVTRDAISAFSVSPDGTLLAIGTIEGSISVLGSRDMRVVVTVKKAHLGIVTTLAFSQDSRALLSTSFDSTARVTSTESPKSDGISLWSMVLAIILAILVYYYMQHKEDLLAMLPQ, from the exons ATGGCGCCGCGCGCCGGCGGTCAGACCTACGGCTTCCCCATCTACTGCGCCTCCTGGCTCCCACTCGCACACATCATCAAGCCCTCCCCATCCGCCGACGGCGTCGTGGATGCGGACGCGTCCCCGGCCCTGCCCTCCCCACCTCCGCCCCCCATGGTGGCCCttggcggaggcggaggcgagggCCGGAGCGGCGTGCCCAACGCGCTGGTCGTCGCCGCCCTCGCCCCCGCCGCTGCAGCAGGGGCGCCTCCAGCGCTCTCCCCCGAGCCG GTGTTCAGGCTGGGGACAGAGGAGCAGGTGCCATACAGGATGGCCGTACACCCCCGCGGCGATGGCGTCCTCTGCGCCTTCCCCAACGGCTGCAG GTTGGTGCAGTGGGAATCACCAGAAGGAGAAGGTCCACATAGCCTAGTTTTGAGATCTGACCAGGAGGCTTTAGTGAAGCTAAAGGATGTTGGTTTACAGTTGGCTGTGTCATTCAGTGGAGAGGGTTCAATACTTGCCACTGGTGGCGAG GATGGACATTTGCGGGTCTTCAAATGGCCTGGCATGGAAACCATTATTGAAGATCCTGATACTAAAACATCTGTTAAGGATCTTAGTTTCAG TTCCGATGAGAAGTTTCTAGTTGTGAACAGGAGCAGTGGCCCATCTAGAGTGTGGGATTTAAAGTCATCTGAAGCTGTGGCTAATCTGCCAAGAGAACAA GGAGAAATATTTGGCTTCTGCCGATTTTCTACTAAGTCTGACAATAGTCAGGTTCTCTTTGTTACAGCAATGCAAG GTGATTACGGGAAAATAATATCTTGGAATACTACCTCATGGACAAGAATTGGATCAAAGAAAGTAACTCGTGATGCGATTTCAGCTTTTTCAGTCTCGCCTGATGGTACACTTCTAGCAAT TGGAACTATTGAGGGAAGCATCAGTGTTCTAGGTTCAAGAGACATGCGAGTGGTTGTAACAGTTAAAAAGGCGCATCTTGGCATTGTTACTACATTAGCGTTTTCTCAAGATTCAAG GGCCTTGCTGTCGACTTCCTTTGACTCAACCGCAAGGGTGACATCGACTGAATCACCCAAGAGCGATG GTATAAGCCTCTGGTCCATGGTACTAGCTATTATACTCGCAATTTTGGTATATTACTATATGCAGCACAAAGAAGATCTCTTGGCAATGTTGCCACAATGA